The Lentzea guizhouensis genome contains a region encoding:
- a CDS encoding erythromycin esterase family protein — protein MRTTPLDDLSWLDEAIGDARVVALGESAHYNRETYLLRHRVFQHLVERHGFTAYAMETGFTEARTVLTDDVSHALANGLTSFTGIWTEMRAHLEWQRTTDARFYGIDLGGANASLVPGLAALPGVPDDLRETAAFGAESAYSAPAAFGRYAALPQATRDALTAGIAELRARLAADPADPAVVRSAHLVAALDLVIRAMARGDQREAMTVRDAAMADTVSWILEREERVLLVAHNGHLQRWPGVMPGMEAMVPLGLHLADRLGDDYLVIGATNGTGQTLHHGPEFFAGRFFADLPAPEPGSLDAFMGQHGDEPFAVDLRRLSSADAADVRAASRQRFGPFYAELDATVAYDLVVHLPHVSAATFDTGALDASPEEVRNVLRAIAYG, from the coding sequence GTGCGCACGACGCCGTTGGACGACCTGAGCTGGCTGGACGAGGCGATCGGCGACGCCAGAGTGGTGGCGCTCGGCGAGAGCGCGCACTACAACCGCGAGACCTACCTGTTGCGCCACAGGGTGTTCCAGCATCTCGTGGAACGTCACGGGTTCACCGCCTACGCGATGGAAACGGGCTTCACCGAGGCCCGGACGGTCCTCACCGACGACGTGTCACACGCGCTCGCCAACGGCCTGACGTCGTTCACCGGCATCTGGACCGAGATGCGCGCGCACCTGGAGTGGCAGCGCACGACCGACGCGCGGTTCTACGGCATCGACCTCGGCGGCGCCAACGCCTCATTGGTGCCCGGTCTCGCCGCCCTGCCCGGGGTGCCGGACGACCTGCGGGAGACGGCCGCGTTCGGGGCGGAGTCGGCCTACTCGGCGCCTGCCGCGTTCGGCCGGTACGCGGCACTCCCCCAAGCCACGCGGGACGCCTTGACCGCGGGCATCGCGGAGCTGCGCGCCCGGCTGGCCGCCGACCCCGCGGACCCGGCGGTGGTGCGCTCGGCACATCTCGTGGCCGCGCTCGACCTGGTCATCAGGGCGATGGCCCGCGGCGACCAGCGGGAGGCGATGACGGTCAGGGACGCGGCGATGGCCGACACGGTGTCGTGGATCCTCGAACGCGAGGAACGGGTCCTGCTCGTCGCGCACAACGGGCACCTGCAGCGCTGGCCGGGGGTCATGCCGGGGATGGAGGCCATGGTGCCGCTGGGCCTGCACCTGGCCGACCGGCTCGGCGACGACTACCTGGTGATCGGCGCGACCAACGGCACCGGGCAGACACTGCACCACGGGCCGGAGTTCTTCGCGGGCCGGTTCTTCGCCGACCTGCCGGCACCCGAGCCGGGCAGCTTGGACGCGTTCATGGGACAGCACGGCGATGAACCGTTCGCAGTCGACCTGCGCCGCCTGTCCTCGGCCGACGCCGCCGACGTGCGCGCCGCGTCCCGGCAGCGCTTCGGGCCGTTCTACGCGGAGCTCGACGCGACCGTGGCCTACGACCTGGTCGTGCACCTCCCCCACGTCTCCGCGGCCACGTTCGACACCGGTGCCCTGGACGCCTCGCCGGAGGAGGTCAGGAACGTCCTGCGCGCGATCGCCTACGGGTGA
- a CDS encoding helix-turn-helix domain-containing protein, with protein sequence MLELLLHPVRLRVVFALSGESVRTTAEICERLSDVPKTSVYRHVALLLEAGVLEVVAEKRVRGAVERHYRLRQDRVTITPEMGATMSLQDHRAGFATAMAALLAEFNAYLDRPGAMPYDDAVAYRQGVLWLDDDEAAEMLEELRAVFAKRAANRRGDGRRPRLVSLVQFPSDQA encoded by the coding sequence ATGCTGGAACTCCTGCTGCACCCCGTTCGGCTGCGGGTCGTCTTCGCCCTCTCCGGCGAGAGCGTGCGCACGACCGCGGAGATCTGCGAGCGCCTCAGCGACGTGCCCAAGACGTCGGTCTACCGGCACGTGGCGTTGCTGCTGGAGGCAGGAGTGCTGGAGGTCGTGGCCGAGAAGCGGGTGCGCGGCGCCGTCGAACGGCACTACCGGCTGCGCCAGGACCGGGTCACGATCACGCCCGAGATGGGCGCGACGATGTCGCTGCAGGACCACCGGGCCGGGTTCGCCACCGCGATGGCCGCGTTGCTGGCCGAGTTCAACGCCTACCTCGACCGGCCGGGCGCGATGCCCTACGACGACGCGGTCGCCTACCGCCAGGGCGTGCTGTGGCTCGACGACGACGAGGCCGCCGAGATGTTGGAGGAGTTGCGGGCGGTGTTCGCGAAAAGGGCCGCCAACCGTCGTGGTGACGGTCGGCGGCCCCGGTTGGTGAGCCTGGTCCAGTTTCCCTCAGACCAGGCCTGA
- a CDS encoding ABC transporter ATP-binding protein, translating to MRVDVQGLTVRYGDVTAVDDMTFSLEGNKIYGLLGRNGSGKTSLMSALAGYRRPVGSVQLDGVPVFENARAMQNVCLVRHTTDAADKGDKVTHALEYGKAWRETWDDAYAHELVELFKLPLKTKVGELSLGQRSALGVTIGLASRSPLTMLDESHLGMDTPTRYAFYDALLNDFMRHPRTFLISTHLIEELASLLEEVVIIDHGRLVLQEEADVLRSRGTEVTGNAADVDEFTAGLSVLSEKTLGRTKAAMVYGTLDDAQLVRARQLGLELGPIALQDLFVHLTEPVGGRR from the coding sequence TTGGAAGGCAACAAGATCTACGGACTGCTGGGCCGCAACGGCTCCGGCAAGACCAGCCTGATGTCGGCGCTCGCCGGGTACCGCAGGCCGGTCGGCAGCGTTCAGCTCGACGGCGTGCCGGTCTTCGAGAACGCGCGCGCCATGCAGAACGTCTGCCTCGTCCGGCACACCACCGACGCGGCGGACAAGGGCGACAAGGTCACCCACGCGCTGGAGTACGGCAAGGCCTGGCGCGAGACGTGGGACGACGCGTACGCGCACGAGCTGGTCGAGCTCTTCAAGCTGCCGCTCAAGACCAAGGTCGGCGAACTGTCGCTGGGCCAGCGGTCCGCGCTCGGCGTCACCATCGGGCTCGCCAGCCGCTCGCCGCTGACGATGCTCGACGAGTCCCACCTCGGCATGGACACGCCGACCCGGTACGCGTTCTACGACGCCCTGCTCAACGACTTCATGCGGCACCCGCGCACGTTCCTTATCTCCACCCACCTCATCGAGGAGCTGGCCTCGCTGCTGGAGGAGGTCGTGATCATCGACCACGGCCGGCTCGTGCTGCAGGAGGAGGCCGACGTGCTGCGCTCGCGCGGCACCGAGGTCACCGGGAACGCCGCGGACGTCGACGAGTTCACCGCCGGGCTCAGCGTGCTGAGCGAGAAGACGCTGGGGCGGACCAAGGCCGCCATGGTCTACGGCACGCTCGACGACGCGCAGCTCGTCCGGGCGCGCCAGCTCGGGCTGGAGCTCGGGCCGATCGCGCTGCAGGACCTCTTCGTGCACCTCACCGAACCGGTCGGGGGTAGGCGGTGA
- a CDS encoding dienelactone hydrolase family protein: MRIKVVFAALVLALTPAATATAAANPYERGPAPTAATVEAARGTFAVTQAAIARQTNFGGGTIYTPTSDLTFGAVAISPGFTANQSSVAHFGPRLASYGFVVVTINTLSGFDDPDSRGRQLLAALDYAVRTNPRVDASRLAVMGHSMGGGGALRASVSRPALQASIPLAAWHTTKNWSTVGVPTLVLGGQNDPTAPNSQHSTPFYNSITAAPDKAFLELRGGDHSDPRSDNVTVRKFTLSWLKRFVDNDVRYDQFLCPAPAPNTAISAYRDTCPHA; the protein is encoded by the coding sequence GTGCGCATCAAAGTCGTGTTCGCGGCGCTCGTCCTGGCGCTGACCCCTGCTGCCACCGCTACCGCGGCGGCCAACCCCTACGAACGCGGTCCGGCACCCACGGCCGCAACGGTGGAAGCTGCCCGCGGCACGTTCGCGGTCACCCAAGCCGCCATCGCCCGCCAGACGAACTTCGGCGGCGGCACCATCTACACACCCACCAGCGACCTCACCTTCGGCGCGGTCGCCATCTCACCCGGCTTCACCGCCAACCAGTCCTCGGTCGCCCACTTCGGCCCGCGTCTCGCGTCCTACGGGTTCGTGGTCGTCACGATCAACACGTTGTCCGGCTTCGACGACCCGGACAGCCGGGGCCGCCAGCTGCTCGCGGCGCTGGACTACGCCGTCCGCACGAACCCGCGCGTCGACGCCTCCCGCCTCGCCGTGATGGGCCACTCGATGGGCGGCGGCGGAGCGTTGCGGGCCTCGGTCTCGCGTCCTGCCCTGCAGGCCTCGATCCCGCTCGCCGCCTGGCACACCACCAAGAACTGGTCGACCGTGGGCGTGCCGACCCTGGTGCTCGGCGGCCAGAACGACCCGACCGCGCCGAACTCGCAGCACTCCACGCCGTTCTACAACTCCATCACCGCGGCGCCGGACAAGGCGTTCCTGGAGCTGCGGGGCGGCGACCACTCGGACCCGCGCAGTGACAACGTGACCGTCCGCAAGTTCACGCTGTCGTGGCTCAAGCGGTTCGTCGACAACGACGTCCGCTACGACCAGTTCCTCTGCCCGGCTCCGGCGCCGAACACGGCCATCTCGGCCTACCGCGACACCTGCCCGCACGCCTGA
- a CDS encoding endo-beta-N-acetylglucosaminidase, translated as MPTRRQFLVLSSTAALTSLLPDAPASALADVAQPFASYWHPATILNWDPSTDRDAKYNRSSVPLAKRVVPARPANAHAHANEARVQALVAYAPTSGNPAQGALDMNYYATNYWQYIDELVFWGGSASEGLILAPNPTVTDAAHRNGVKVIGNVFLPPTAYGGQIQWVRDFVKREGDRFPVADKMIQVARHYGFDGWFLNQETAGGNAQLAADMRDFIVYMKRSGLRVIWYDAMTDTGSVSWQNALTARNQMFFAPSDEMFLNFWWSAQGLRNSANLATQMGRSPYDLASGVDVESNGYNTGVGWASVFPEGRPHTTSLGFYRPEWTFKSATSPADFYARDNRFWVGQNGDPANTTTTAAWKGIAHHITELTPITKLPFVTNFNTGHGRKFAVGGTVRSTQQWNNLALQDVLPTWRWSVTGTGTKVVPSLDWDDPYDGGTALKITGTPASANDVRLFATSLPLTGSSQFEVVHRTGTGPSRLQAVLRIGDTEEVLDLGGVSGGWRRSVFPLGEHAGTTLTEITLRVLPGGPVTALIGRIGVTDPAMTAPAPPTDIRVEQVSRTNATTVSARLTWTRSPGQIRQYRVYQAGNERIFLGGTTNDAYFVPAIPLTTGETAQIEVEAVTEAFDVSPPARTTVTGTP; from the coding sequence GTGCCCACTAGGAGACAGTTCCTCGTACTGAGTTCAACGGCAGCGCTAACAAGCCTGCTGCCCGATGCTCCCGCGTCCGCGCTGGCCGACGTCGCCCAGCCGTTCGCGTCTTACTGGCACCCGGCCACGATCCTGAACTGGGATCCCTCGACGGACCGGGACGCGAAGTACAACCGCAGCTCGGTCCCCCTGGCGAAGCGCGTCGTCCCGGCCCGACCGGCCAACGCGCACGCCCACGCGAACGAGGCCCGCGTGCAGGCGCTGGTCGCCTATGCGCCGACCAGCGGCAACCCGGCGCAGGGCGCGCTCGACATGAACTACTACGCCACGAACTACTGGCAGTACATCGACGAGCTGGTGTTCTGGGGCGGCAGCGCCTCCGAGGGCCTGATCCTCGCGCCGAACCCGACCGTCACCGATGCCGCGCACCGCAACGGCGTCAAGGTCATCGGCAACGTCTTCCTGCCGCCGACCGCGTACGGCGGCCAGATCCAGTGGGTGCGCGACTTCGTCAAGCGTGAGGGCGACCGGTTCCCGGTGGCCGACAAGATGATCCAGGTAGCGCGGCACTACGGGTTCGACGGCTGGTTCCTGAACCAGGAGACCGCCGGCGGCAACGCCCAGCTCGCCGCCGACATGCGCGACTTCATCGTGTACATGAAGCGCAGCGGCCTGCGGGTCATCTGGTACGACGCGATGACCGACACCGGCAGCGTCTCCTGGCAGAACGCGCTGACCGCGCGCAACCAGATGTTCTTCGCCCCGTCCGACGAGATGTTCCTGAACTTCTGGTGGAGCGCGCAGGGCCTGCGGAACTCGGCGAACCTGGCGACGCAGATGGGCCGCAGCCCGTACGACCTCGCGTCCGGTGTGGACGTCGAGTCGAACGGTTACAACACGGGCGTCGGCTGGGCCTCGGTCTTCCCCGAGGGCAGGCCGCACACCACCTCGCTCGGCTTCTACCGTCCGGAGTGGACGTTCAAGTCCGCCACGAGCCCGGCCGACTTCTACGCGCGGGACAACAGGTTCTGGGTCGGCCAGAACGGCGACCCGGCCAACACCACGACGACCGCGGCGTGGAAGGGCATCGCCCACCACATCACCGAGCTGACGCCGATCACCAAGCTGCCGTTCGTCACGAACTTCAACACCGGCCACGGCCGCAAGTTCGCCGTCGGCGGCACGGTCCGCTCGACGCAGCAGTGGAACAACCTGGCGCTGCAGGACGTGCTGCCGACGTGGCGGTGGAGCGTCACCGGCACCGGAACGAAGGTCGTGCCGTCGCTCGACTGGGACGACCCGTACGACGGCGGCACCGCGCTGAAGATCACCGGCACGCCTGCCTCCGCCAACGACGTCCGGCTGTTCGCGACCTCGTTGCCGCTCACCGGCAGCAGCCAGTTCGAGGTGGTGCACCGCACCGGCACCGGCCCGTCGCGGCTGCAGGCCGTCCTGCGGATCGGTGACACGGAGGAGGTGCTCGACCTCGGCGGGGTCAGCGGCGGGTGGCGGCGCAGCGTGTTCCCGCTCGGCGAGCACGCCGGCACCACGCTCACCGAGATCACCCTGCGGGTGCTGCCCGGCGGCCCGGTGACCGCGCTGATCGGCCGCATCGGCGTGACCGACCCGGCCATGACCGCACCGGCCCCACCCACGGACATCCGGGTGGAACAGGTGAGCCGCACCAACGCCACGACGGTGTCGGCACGGCTCACCTGGACCCGCTCACCAGGGCAGATCCGGCAGTACCGGGTCTACCAGGCCGGCAACGAGCGGATCTTCCTCGGTGGCACGACGAACGACGCGTACTTCGTGCCCGCGATCCCGTTGACCACCGGCGAGACCGCCCAGATCGAGGTGGAGGCGGTGACCGAGGCGTTCGACGTCTCGCCACCGGCTCGCACGACGGTCACTGGTACACCCTGA
- a CDS encoding LacI family DNA-binding transcriptional regulator, with translation MTLEEVARVAGVSRATASRVVNGAGTVDEVLRHAVERAISSTGYLPNIAARSLVTRRADAIGLVLPDEHRMLGDPHLGSVVSGVTRVVRPRGIHLVLMMTGPGTREQALSDLRCGRLDGVILVHTDPADPVPGQLIRAGLPVVLAGRPWQPMPITYVDVNQSAGGALAGERLLSLGCRRIATITGPQDMPTGRDRLRGFLDVVPDAVVVHGDFTRQAGMAAAHELIARCPDVDGVFAASDLMATGAIPVLHRSGRKVPDDVAVVGFDDSSAALTCEPELTTVRQPIADMAEEMARQLLRQIADRTAPVTSVVFEPSLVVRSSG, from the coding sequence GTGACGCTGGAGGAGGTGGCGCGCGTCGCCGGGGTGTCGCGCGCGACCGCGTCGAGGGTGGTGAACGGCGCCGGCACGGTCGACGAGGTGCTCCGGCACGCGGTCGAGAGAGCGATCTCCAGCACCGGCTACCTGCCGAACATCGCGGCGCGGTCGCTGGTGACGCGGCGGGCCGACGCGATCGGCCTGGTGCTGCCGGACGAGCACCGGATGCTCGGCGACCCGCACCTGGGCAGCGTGGTCAGCGGTGTCACCCGCGTGGTCCGGCCGCGCGGCATCCACCTGGTGCTGATGATGACCGGGCCGGGCACCCGCGAGCAGGCGCTCAGCGACCTGCGCTGCGGGCGGCTCGACGGCGTGATCCTCGTGCACACCGACCCGGCCGACCCGGTGCCCGGCCAGCTGATCAGGGCGGGGCTGCCGGTGGTGCTGGCCGGGCGGCCGTGGCAGCCCATGCCGATCACCTACGTCGACGTGAACCAGAGCGCGGGCGGCGCGCTGGCCGGTGAACGCCTGCTCTCCCTGGGGTGCCGGCGCATCGCGACGATCACCGGCCCGCAGGACATGCCGACCGGCAGGGACCGGCTGCGCGGGTTCCTCGACGTGGTGCCGGACGCGGTGGTCGTGCACGGCGACTTCACCCGGCAGGCCGGGATGGCCGCCGCGCACGAGCTGATCGCCCGCTGCCCGGACGTCGACGGCGTGTTCGCCGCGTCCGACCTGATGGCGACCGGCGCGATCCCGGTCCTGCACCGCAGCGGCCGCAAGGTGCCCGACGACGTGGCGGTGGTCGGGTTCGACGACAGCAGCGCGGCGCTGACGTGCGAACCGGAGCTGACGACGGTCCGGCAGCCGATCGCCGACATGGCCGAGGAGATGGCCCGTCAGCTGCTGCGCCAGATCGCCGACCGCACGGCACCGGTCACCTCGGTCGTGTTCGAACCCTCGCTCGTCGTGCGGTCGAGCGGGTGA
- a CDS encoding DUF1996 domain-containing protein: protein MKKPLFHLATILALAAGMLSIPVAAEGAPVRVAEFLAECPISHRLPDDPIVLPNLPGASHSHDFFGNHSTNARTTQQSLEGSTGNCNPAADISSYWVPTLYRDNTAIAPTGVTFYYLGEGVNNPAAIQPTPYGLKIVAGNAKAAGDADSIARWSCLHAGHVNPSKNFVQCPAGTMLETYLDFPQCWDGRNLDSSDHKSHMSYPVAGGCPSSHPVPVPKLRMVLRYPVNGTTAGLRLSSGTGQTMHADFFNVWPRAEMERRVRNCINVVIKCDHNGNHG, encoded by the coding sequence ATGAAGAAGCCTCTGTTCCACCTTGCGACAATTCTCGCACTGGCTGCCGGAATGCTGAGCATTCCCGTTGCGGCGGAGGGAGCACCGGTTCGCGTGGCCGAGTTCCTCGCCGAGTGCCCGATCAGCCACCGGCTCCCCGACGACCCGATCGTGCTGCCGAACCTGCCGGGTGCGTCGCACTCGCACGACTTCTTCGGCAACCACTCCACCAACGCCCGCACCACCCAGCAGTCGCTGGAGGGCTCGACGGGCAACTGCAACCCGGCCGCGGACATCTCCTCGTACTGGGTACCGACCCTGTACCGGGACAACACCGCGATCGCCCCCACCGGCGTGACCTTCTACTACCTCGGTGAGGGCGTGAACAACCCGGCGGCGATCCAGCCGACGCCGTACGGGCTGAAGATCGTGGCGGGCAACGCGAAGGCCGCCGGTGACGCCGACAGCATCGCGCGGTGGTCGTGCCTGCACGCCGGGCACGTGAACCCGTCGAAGAACTTTGTGCAGTGCCCGGCGGGCACGATGCTGGAGACCTACCTGGACTTCCCGCAGTGCTGGGACGGCCGCAACCTCGACTCGTCCGACCACAAGTCGCACATGTCGTACCCGGTCGCGGGCGGCTGCCCGTCCTCGCACCCGGTTCCGGTGCCGAAGCTGCGGATGGTGCTGCGCTACCCGGTGAACGGCACCACGGCCGGCCTGCGGTTGTCCTCCGGCACGGGGCAGACGATGCACGCCGACTTCTTCAACGTGTGGCCGCGCGCCGAGATGGAGCGCCGCGTCCGCAACTGCATCAACGTGGTGATCAAGTGCGACCACAACGGCAACCACGGATGA
- a CDS encoding discoidin domain-containing protein — MSGKLQRGRLPFVVAALAVAALFVPAGPQAAAAGPLISQGRPVTASSSENAAFAATSAVDGDLGTRWSSAFGDPQWIQIDLGSSARVDQVTLNWEAAHARAFTLRISPDGTTWNTLHSTTTGTGGTQTLPVTGTGRYVRLDLTQRATQWGYSLWEFQVFGTRDGGSGGETLLSYGKSGSASTFQDDANCGGCTPAKAFDRDPATRWATSATNGWVDPGWISVDLGATAQISKVVLQWDPAFATAYRIEVSDNGSTWREIYSTTTGRGFKETLTVSGTGRYVRMYGTARSNGYGYSLWEFQVYGTGGAPTTPPPLPPNPTFPGRLVWSDEFNAPAGTPPDGSKWQAETGPGVNNELQYYTNNNNARHDGNGNLVLQARREVTPGSACPVDPVSGSTTCQYTSARLNTYGKFTFTYGRVEARIKVSSTQGLWPAFWMLGADFFDQRRPWPYTGEIDIMEHVGKEPNRVYSTLHAPAYFGAGGYGSPLELGQPASAAFRTFAVEWDSSHMTFSVDGNRFFTVDRNVLETTRGPWVYDHPFFIIINNAVGGDWPGPPGAGTQLPQDMVLDYVRVYQ, encoded by the coding sequence ATGTCAGGAAAGCTTCAACGCGGAAGACTCCCTTTCGTCGTCGCGGCGCTGGCCGTGGCCGCCCTGTTCGTCCCGGCCGGCCCGCAGGCGGCGGCCGCCGGTCCGCTGATCTCGCAGGGACGCCCGGTCACGGCGTCCAGCAGCGAGAACGCCGCGTTCGCCGCGACCTCCGCGGTGGACGGCGACCTCGGCACGCGCTGGTCCAGCGCGTTCGGCGACCCGCAGTGGATCCAGATCGACCTCGGCTCGTCCGCGCGGGTCGACCAGGTGACGCTGAACTGGGAGGCCGCCCACGCCAGGGCGTTCACCCTGCGGATCTCACCCGACGGCACGACCTGGAACACCCTGCACAGCACCACGACCGGCACCGGCGGCACGCAGACCCTCCCGGTCACCGGCACCGGCCGGTACGTCCGGCTCGACCTGACCCAGCGGGCGACCCAGTGGGGCTACTCGCTGTGGGAGTTCCAGGTCTTCGGCACCCGTGACGGTGGCAGCGGCGGAGAAACCCTGCTCTCGTACGGGAAGTCCGGCAGCGCGTCGACCTTCCAGGACGACGCGAACTGCGGCGGCTGCACGCCGGCCAAGGCGTTCGACCGCGACCCCGCGACGCGCTGGGCGACCAGCGCGACGAACGGCTGGGTCGACCCCGGCTGGATCTCCGTCGACCTCGGTGCCACCGCGCAGATCTCCAAGGTCGTGCTGCAGTGGGACCCGGCGTTCGCGACGGCGTACCGGATCGAGGTCTCCGACAACGGCTCGACCTGGCGCGAGATCTACTCCACGACGACCGGTCGCGGTTTCAAGGAGACGCTCACGGTCTCGGGCACCGGCCGGTACGTGCGGATGTACGGCACGGCCCGCTCGAACGGCTACGGCTACTCGCTGTGGGAGTTCCAGGTCTACGGCACGGGCGGGGCGCCGACGACGCCTCCGCCGCTGCCGCCGAACCCGACGTTCCCGGGCAGGCTCGTGTGGTCGGACGAGTTCAACGCGCCCGCGGGCACCCCGCCGGACGGCTCCAAGTGGCAGGCCGAGACCGGGCCCGGCGTGAACAACGAGCTGCAGTACTACACGAACAACAACAACGCCCGGCACGACGGCAACGGCAACCTGGTGCTGCAGGCCCGCCGTGAGGTGACGCCGGGGTCGGCGTGCCCGGTCGACCCGGTCAGCGGCAGCACGACCTGCCAGTACACCTCGGCACGGCTCAACACCTACGGCAAGTTCACGTTCACCTACGGCCGGGTCGAGGCGCGGATCAAGGTGTCGTCGACGCAGGGGTTGTGGCCCGCGTTCTGGATGCTGGGTGCGGACTTCTTCGACCAGCGCAGGCCGTGGCCGTACACCGGTGAGATCGACATCATGGAACACGTCGGCAAGGAACCGAACCGGGTGTACTCGACGCTGCACGCGCCCGCGTACTTCGGTGCGGGCGGCTACGGGTCGCCGCTGGAGCTAGGCCAGCCCGCGTCGGCGGCGTTCCGGACCTTCGCGGTCGAGTGGGACTCCAGCCACATGACGTTCAGCGTGGACGGCAACAGGTTCTTCACCGTCGACCGGAACGTCCTGGAGACCACCCGCGGGCCGTGGGTCTACGACCACCCGTTCTTCATCATCATCAACAACGCGGTGGGCGGTGACTGGCCCGGCCCGCCGGGGGCCGGGACGCAGCTGCCGCAGGACATGGTGCTGGACTACGTCAGGGTGTACCAGTGA